A single window of Onychostoma macrolepis isolate SWU-2019 chromosome 16, ASM1243209v1, whole genome shotgun sequence DNA harbors:
- the LOC131522576 gene encoding transmembrane protein 176A-like isoform X1 yields MTLTVSRGEGLTVITVTSNPKSKWPVLCQILGFLCDTPSCSVSQGMKGKLKDVHTAFGIVQMIIGVLNIVVGIVFTSLGSWFIMYRTANGPFWIGSVFLVVGIMCVLTVKFPTSCLLTTGIVLNLVSAGLAIAAVVLYSVDLANDHTNEYCVSRSYYYSRYDSYGYDNKTPSPEDSRRTEMCLYYKNINEIIFRGLDIMMIVLSVLQLCVTISFSVLTGKALHKEDEDVKSVEDPELHKPLLEDATAAAV; encoded by the exons ATGACTCTGACAGTGTCTCGGGGTGAAGGACTTACGGTCATCACCGTCACCTCAAACCCAAAGAGCAAATGGCCCGTACTGTGTCAGATTCTGGGTTTTCTGTGCGACACTCCATCATGTTCTGTATCTCAGGGTATGAAAGGGAAGCTGAAGGATGTCCACACAGCTTTTGGA ATTGTGCAGATGATAATTGGTGTCCTCAATATTGTTGTGGGGATTGTGTTTACAAGCCTTGGATCATGGTTTATCATGTATAGAACAGCCAATGGACCCTTTTGGATTGGTAGTGTG ttccTTGTAGTTGGAATCATGTGTGTTCTCACAGTGAAGTTTCCCACTTCTTGTCTG CTGACAACTGGGATCGTTCTGAATTTAGTCAGTGCTGGATTGGCTATCGCAGCTGTTGTACTGTATTCAGTGGACCTTGCAAATGATCATACAAATGAATACTGTGTAAGCCGCAGTTACTATTATTCACGTTATGATAGTTATGGTTATGATAATAAAACGCCTTCCCCTGAAGATAGTAGGAGAACAGAGATGTGTCTGTACTACAAGAATATCAATGAG ATTATCTTCAGAGGACTAGATATCATGATGATAGTGCTGTCAGTCCTTCAGCTCTGTGTGACCATCAGTTTCTCTGTTTTGACTGGGAAAGCTTTGCACAAGGAGGATGAAGATGTAAAG TCGGTGGAGGATCCAGAACTTCACAAGCCGCTCCTGGAAGACgccactgctgctgctgtgtga
- the LOC131522576 gene encoding membrane-spanning 4-domains subfamily A member 8-like isoform X2, with amino-acid sequence MTLTVSRGEGLTVITVTSNPKSKWPVLCQILGFLCDTPSCSVSQGMKGKLKDVHTAFGIVQMIIGVLNIVVGIVFTSLGSWFIMYRTANGPFWIGSVFLVVGIMCVLTVKFPTSCLLTTGIVLNLVSAGLAIAAVVLYSVDLANDHTNEYCIIFRGLDIMMIVLSVLQLCVTISFSVLTGKALHKEDEDVKSVEDPELHKPLLEDATAAAV; translated from the exons ATGACTCTGACAGTGTCTCGGGGTGAAGGACTTACGGTCATCACCGTCACCTCAAACCCAAAGAGCAAATGGCCCGTACTGTGTCAGATTCTGGGTTTTCTGTGCGACACTCCATCATGTTCTGTATCTCAGGGTATGAAAGGGAAGCTGAAGGATGTCCACACAGCTTTTGGA ATTGTGCAGATGATAATTGGTGTCCTCAATATTGTTGTGGGGATTGTGTTTACAAGCCTTGGATCATGGTTTATCATGTATAGAACAGCCAATGGACCCTTTTGGATTGGTAGTGTG ttccTTGTAGTTGGAATCATGTGTGTTCTCACAGTGAAGTTTCCCACTTCTTGTCTG CTGACAACTGGGATCGTTCTGAATTTAGTCAGTGCTGGATTGGCTATCGCAGCTGTTGTACTGTATTCAGTGGACCTTGCAAATGATCATACAAATGAATACTGT ATTATCTTCAGAGGACTAGATATCATGATGATAGTGCTGTCAGTCCTTCAGCTCTGTGTGACCATCAGTTTCTCTGTTTTGACTGGGAAAGCTTTGCACAAGGAGGATGAAGATGTAAAG TCGGTGGAGGATCCAGAACTTCACAAGCCGCTCCTGGAAGACgccactgctgctgctgtgtga
- the LOC131522577 gene encoding transmembrane protein 176A-like gives MTLTVSRGEGLTVITVASNPKSKWPVLCQILGFLCYSPVCSVSQGMKGKLKDVHTAFGIVQMIIGVLNIVVGIVFTSLGSWFIMYRIAHGPFWIGSVFLVVGIMCVLTAKFPTSCLLTIGIILNVISAGLAITAIVLYSVDLANDHTNENCESRSYYYSRYDGYGYDTTPSPEDSRRTEMCLYYKNINEIIFRGLDIMMIVLSVLQLCVTISFSVLTGKALCKKDEDVKSVEDPELHKPLLEDATAAAV, from the exons ATGACTCTGACAGTGTCTCGGGGTGAAGGACTTACGGTCATCACCGTCGCCTCAAACCCAAAGAGCAAATGGCCCGTACTGTGTCAGATTCTGGGTTTTCTGTGCTACAGTCCAGTGTGCTCTGTATCTCAGGGTATGAAAGGGAAGCTGAAGGATGTCCACACAGCTTTTGGA ATTGTGCAGATGATAATTGGTGTCCTCAATATTGTTGTGGGGATTGTGTTTACAAGCCTCGGATCGTGGTTTATCATGTATAGAATAGCCCATGGACCCTTTTGGATTGGTAGTGTG ttcCTTGTAGTTGGAATCATGTGTGTTCTCACAGCGAAGTTTCCCACTTCTTGTCTG ctGACAATTGGGATCATTCTGAATGTAATCAGTGCTGGATTGGCTATCACAGCTATTGTACTGTATTCAGTGGACCTTGCAAATGATCATACAAATGAAAACTGTGAAAGCCGCAGTTACTATTATTCACGTTATGATGGCTATGGTTATGATACAACGCCTTCCCCTGAAGATAGTAGGAGAACAGAGATGTGTCTGTACTACAAGAATATCAATGAG ATTATCTTCAGAGGACTAGATATCATGATGATAGTGCTGTCGGTCCTTCAGCTCTGTGTGACCATCAGTTTCTCTGTTTTGACTGGGAAAGCTTTGTGCAAGAAGGATGAAGATGTAAAG TCGGTGGAGGATCCAGAACTTCACAAGCCGCTCCTGGAAGACgccactgctgctgctgtgtga